In Parus major isolate Abel chromosome 8, Parus_major1.1, whole genome shotgun sequence, a single window of DNA contains:
- the GPR52 gene encoding G-protein coupled receptor 52, translating to MNQSRWIEWRTLNMSNSVMNISEHLSCPLGFGHYNAVDICILETVVIVLLTFLIIAGNLIVIFVFHCAPLLHHYTTSYFIQTMAYADLFVGVSCLVPTLSLLHYSTGVHESLTCQVFGYIISVLKSVSMACLACISVDRYLAITKPLSYNQLVTPCRLRICISLIWIYSCLIFLPSFFGWGKPGYHGDIFEWCATSWLTNAYFTGFIVCLLYAPAAFVICFTYFHIFKICRQHTKEISDRRARFPNHEGDAAGETGHSPDRRYAMVLFRITSVFYVLWLPYIIYFLLESSRVLENPALSFLTTWLAISNSFCNCVIYSLSNSVFRLGLRRLSETICSSCMCSKDRHVRDPKPRKRANSCSI from the coding sequence ATGAACCAGTCCCGATGGATTGAATGGAGGACTCTGAATATGAGCAATAGTGTTATGAACATATCTGAGCACCTCTCCTGCCCTCTTGGATTTGGTCACTACAATGCAGTTGACATTTGTATCCTTGAGACAGTCGTTATTGTCTTgctaacatttttaattattgcgGGTAACTTAATTGtgatatttgtttttcactgtgcTCCACTCCTGCATCATTACACCACCAGCTATTTTATTCAGACCATGGCCTATGCTGATCTTTTTGTTGGAGTCAGCTGCTTGGTTCCTACTTTGTCACTGCTCCACTACTCAACAGGTGTCCACGAGTCCTTGACATGTCAAGTTTTTGGATACATCATCTCTGTGCTCAAAAGCGTATCTATGGCGTGTCTTGCTTGCATCAGTGTGGATCGCTATCTCGCTATAACAAAGCCTCTCTCCTATAACCAACTGGTCACACCTTGTCGCTTGAGAATCTGCATCAGTCTGATCTGGATATACTCTTGCCTGATCttcttgccttctttttttggttggggAAAACCTGGTTACCATGGAGATATTTTTGAATGGTGTGCTACCTCCTGGCTAACTAATGCCTACTTTACTGGCTTTATCGTGTGCTTACTGTACgctcctgctgcctttgtcaTATGTTTCACCTATTTCCACATCTTTAAAATTTGCCGGCAGCACACCAAAGAGATCAGTGATCGGAGAGCTCGGTTTCCTAACCACGaaggggatgctgctggggagaCTGGGCACAGCCCCGACCGCCGCTATGCCATGGTTTTGTTCCGGATAACCAGTGTGTTCTACGTGCTGTGGCTCCCTTATATCATATACTTTCTGCTGGAAAGCTCTAGGGTGTTGGAAAACCCAGCACTCTCCTTCCTAACTACGTGGCTTGCTATAAGCAATAGTTTCTGCAACTGTGTGATATATAGCCTCTCCAACAGCGTATTCAGGCTGGGACTGCGGAGACTGTCAGAGACAATATGTTCATCTTGTATGTGTTCAAAAGACAGGCATGTACGGGACCCTAAACCGAGGAAACGGGCTAATTCCTGCtccatttaa